aattcttacatatttattttaattgtattcgTCGTTCTTTCATAAAATAGAAACcatcgattatcatatcaattctttttattttgtttatggttcaacctaaaatcaaaacatatatcgtaagaaaaaattaataattttagtgGCTATgctaaaaacaacataaaaaaatccaagcataatcaaaacaaaccaataaaatatatctaattaattaaaaaaatcactataacaagaattctAAAAACAATTGGTAGAATTAGCAGATCtgataaaaaaagagcaaaaatagtagaattataaaaaaaaaatctcatcaaattattaacaaacatctcaaaacaaaacaaaaattgattttaaatttaagttatcttgttttgtttgataaaagataaattaattggtagctctgcttcaatttttttgtagaaaaattttGCTCgcaatgtgtttatttttattgttgatcgGTTACAGGATTTATATTAGGATAAATTGAtggttctgttttttatttcacaaaataatgattttatattcttttatttccatGTAGGTCAagaataaattcaaagaaaatcaaagtaaaataagCTTCAGTAACGCCACCCACAAAGGGATGGTTAGATCGAGATGGTTGGTGATTTGTTGAGGAGCCTGGTAAACGGCAAGCCGAGACGCTGGGAGGTGGCAACACACTTAATTTAATGCCcatctctttaaaataaaaaatataacttttccTCATACTTAATtatctagaaataaaaaaaaatgcttaatatttcttcatatatatatatatatatgataatttaGATGATATTTATGTAATCCCAGATGAATAAACGGGAGAAATCATGCttaatatttcttcattttttattaaaagaggTATTTTTTGGAAATGAGTCGTTGATGCTTACAAAGAGAGAGTAGATTTAGACTTGATAGGTGCATGAATAGGGTCAGTGCGTggtcaaagaaaagaagagtacATATCATGCATGTAATGTGAGATTGAGACGTGTTATGGACCTGCATATTGCTTTTATGAAATTAACATGGGGAACTGTAGACAACAATTAATGTTTTTGACATTAATTAAAGTGTTTCTTCCCttgtattttgattgttattgttGCTTTATAGTTTACTGAAGATGATAGGAGCATAGTTGTACGTTAGATTTCGTCTGGCAATTATTGGTTCTGGAGTTCTCTCACTAGCCTGGGCTATGGCACAGCTCGGATGGATCACTGGCATAGGCACTCTCTTGATTTTCTCATTCATCACTCTTTATACTTCCAGCCTGTTAGCAGATTGCTATAGATTTCCTGATCCTGTCACTGGAAATAGAAACCATACCTGCATGGAAGCTGTCAAAGCCAACCTAGGTAATCTCATATGCAAACAGTATTTTGtaactcatttaatttattcttgGTGCAAAGTCATAACTAATCACTTTGAAAATCAGGAGGAAAAATGTACAGGCTGTCAAAGCCAACCACTAGCCACACACAAAGAAAACCCCCACTGTCTCACGGGTTAATTTGACATAGAAGATATATGGGGTATTTATTGGTGACAGACTTAATTCAGGCCTAGCTCATGACCCATGCCTAAGATCCATTGAACAACGGCTGCACTGAAAAGGGATCACTCTTTATACTGGAAGGGCTTGGAAGCACGGAGACCGTGACCCATACCCTGGATGGCACCGCTCGCTGCAGCTATAGACACAAGGAAGCAGACCAGGTTCAAAAGCTGAAGGAACATCCCCCTTATGCTTAGCCTTTTAATCTTATTCTGGGCAATGTGCATCTCCACAGGGAAATAGACTGTCATGGGCCCATATGAAATTGCCCCAAGAAGTGCAAGTATTTCATTGAAGAAAGGCAATGCCATTACAAACAAAGTTGCTACCACAACAAAGGTTGTTCTCCCAGTTAGCCTTAAGAAGTTGATGCTAAAATTGAACTTTTTGCTGCCAATTCTTAGTGGGTATTCGGTGTTTACAAATTCGGAATTGGGCCATCTCATGATAGCCCATGACTCAAATGTGCTGAATATGGGCTGGGCAAGTACCTGTCAATTGAGAGAAACTCTTTAGCAAAACATGCAATTAAATTGATATGCACGAATGGGATCTTAGGAGATATGGAGGCACCTGGTATGCACCCACGAGGTGCACCACTATGCAGACATTGGCTAAGTCTATCAGCCAGAAAGGCTCGTAAAATCCAAAGCCAGTTAGCATGTTCCCTGGTGTTTTGTTCCCAAATGCAGCATAGCCAAAACAACCACACATCAAGTAGAAGGTTGTTGAGGTTAATATAGCTATCATGTTGGCCttcttcatttctttattttctggTGGTGATGACCTTAGCGTGTCCTGATAATTAACAGTAAATACAGTGTCAAAAGGGTTCAGTGCTTTGTAGAGCTCAATTGGAAGCAACGCAAACTCCTTTTATGATTTGTTCATACAAAACACAGCACAAAAATGGTCCATCAATACTTATTGTTAGAATTTGTTTATGAGAATATGTCTTAAAAGATAGAAGATAGAGATAAGTGCAGAAAAGAGTTTGAATCAGTCTTCAACGTTATTGTTTTCATATCAGATTCTGCCGCAAGATTTGCTGTAAATTCTGTTATTTGAAGTCCAATAATCTTTTATGTTTGTCGAGAGTTTGTATTATTGTCAGGTTGTTTTGTAAGCCTTTAAATAGGcattctcaattaattaaaagtattgaTCTTTTTATCCAACtctgttttttagaatttttcttattcttctcaAAACAGTGTTACTTGTAAAGCTTTAATTTCTGTCAATTATTCGTCAAGTTTGCTTACATGTGAAAGAAACGAGGCAATTTAACCTTGCTATTTAACACTTAGTCACACATTAGGATTGTGGAAAACCTTGAGCTTTTAGTCAAACCCTACTCCATTAAAAATAGATAGATGGTTTGtaagttaattatataaaaaataaatttcgaattgtgatttaaaataaaaaaatcacaattcaaaaatatttcaaacagtctctaaatttataatcatcaattattttctataattaaagCTAGCGGGGATTTATTTTAGGTATACATGTCAATATTTGCATTCCAGTAAAATTGatataatgagaaaaataaaaaatcaacgagACAAAAACAATGAATACTTGTAGAACCACAAAGAAAAGGTGTGAAAGGGTTTATGCTGATTAGGGGTCTTCATGGCTAGGATATTATACATAATAAcattcaacttaatttttaatattttataaattatagattccatgtatttttttttaaatccaaacaaattagatattttagattaaattaaatttttataaatattataaatattcacaGATTGAGCATATAAATTCTCGTGTTCATCAATTATTCCAAAACAATGTACTTTTAAAAgcatataattatttgtttttaattataattgatattGCAATGTGTTTATAGTATTTCACACATGTAGTTAGCACTAAgcattataaaaaatgataatcgaGACTTGATTATGCTCTTAACTTTTGTTTTAGGCATTCAGAAATGTTGCTCAATGTTCTCGAAATCTTACttgaatttcaattaaaatgacAGAATAGGCGCAAGCGAATGCCATATCACCAATTGCTCTGAATATTGTCCATATTTTTTCTGCTGCTGTCACATCTACTCCAACTTCTACTCCTGTAAGTGTTGTTCTATGCCCATGCCCTGTTTCAGAAGGAAAAAAGACACCATTTTAATACTCCTGTGATATCGCATTTGTGGCTCATAGTGCTTATCATAGGATCGATAGGCCTATATGGTTCATGAACTCAGTGCATTTGGTTCCTCAAGGAATTCACTCAAAATTGGGCCTCACTCCCGATTAAAAGAATCGAAGCTTGCTTTTTAAAGTTGATAGCTCAATTTGCTACAAgtcttaattttaagaaaagaaaaaaagaaaatttttgaaaaaaaacagcttGGAATACGTTCTTTGActtgaaaaaatagagagaaactACCTGAGATGACCTTGGCAAATGCCAGTCCTAGTCCAATTGATGAATAAGCAAAAGACATGATGGCAGCGACGGTTGAGAGCCATGAAAGCTTGTGGAAATTTGGGATTTGAGACACCAAGATTTCAGTAATCCCAAGTCCAATCATGTACTTGTTGTTGGAAAACTTGCATGGAGGTCCATGGCCTCTCTTGTGGAAgcaatttgattttcttatagCCCTAGAACAATATCCACCATCTTTATACAAATAAGTACACTTAACTTTATAGATTATAGCCAGCAACATTAACATATTCACCAATCATactataatagtaataataaatcttgttatatatatatatatatatatatatatatatatcaagggtCATTTCACTACTGTTGGGCATATCTTACATATTGTGATTAATTTCTATCCACTATTTTGTATAGATGTTTGCTTACATCATTATATATGTAAAGAAAATGTTTACTCACACCATGCTAACAGACGCAGTAATCGTGTAGCCAATTGTTGCCCCACTAAGAATGAGAAATTGGAACAGCCCACAAACCTTGCACATGTTTTCAcctatttattgaaataaaaaagtcatGTAATACTTTAATGACATCTACATAAAGTTTAAATTGTGACTTTAATTATACTCTACAAAAAAACATACCTAAATAGGCATTGACAGCGGCCATATACGTGTAATTTCTCGTGCCATATATAGGCTTTGGAAATCTATAACAATCTGCCAAGAGACTAGAGGTGTAGTATGTAATGACTGAAAAGGTTAAGAGAATGCCTATGCCAGCAATCCATCCAAGCTGGGCCATGCCCCATGCTAGTGAGAGAACCCCAGAGCCTataattgttgttattataTGTGCACTTGCCGTCCACATTATCCCTGCATTTTCACACACATTAGagtaattaaaattatgttttagctAGAATATCTTGACTGTAGTTCTAAAACTCGAGCTGATGCCTGATTCGGTACTCAGTGGACCTGATTCTTTACTcggattgagttttaaaaagttaatttagaGAGTGATTCACATGATTGACTTGTGGTCAATTGATAATCTTATCAAAatgtgatttgattttaaaaaaataaacaatatcatttggttaaaaaaaaaaactaaaacggaTTGACCTGAGTTATGTTGTAAATAACATGATATGAGAAGATTTTGTGTTAGGTAATAGTTGTGACATCTTCTTCTTGGAATAAAAACATGCAATAAACTAGTAGGTAATCCAATAGTAAAAGCTGGGAACCAAGAAATTtacttttcttgtaattttagatTCGAGCCTTGTGGTTGTTAATATTGATAGCCATTAAAATTTTACCtggttgttaactttaaaacatataaagatTAATTGAATTACACACAAGATAATCCGACACACCcacgtaaattaaaaaaaaaaaaacatgcaatagACAAATGTATTAAGACCACTGTCGTTAAATACCATGACGCACTGCATAATTCGAGCTACGTAGACAAATGTCTTAAAACATTTCCTAAAGCTACTATTCGTTATTCAATgctttatatattgtttttttttttatgaataaattatATGGTGCATGTGTTGAGTcggtttaaaaaacaattactggATCTGGTTTCATCAATAACAAGTTGAAGAACAAAGAATCTCAGTCTCCAATTATTTTCTCTCGTAAATAGAAATGATCTAGTTGCGTGTATATATTGGATAAATAGGGGGGGAAATTGAAGGTAGCTGTCATCAAACTAATACATATGCATGGCTTGTCCATTGCTTAGTTAATGACATTTGACAGCTGCAAGAAGTGGACTAGGCTACACATGTAATTATTACAGCAACCATATATGCATGACCACATGAAGATTGTGAAATTCAAGAATTATAGTTGATTAAGGAGAGAAACATAGAGCGATGGAGTACCTGTTCTTCTTGGTTTGCCATCATCATCCACCTCCCCGTCTGAAATGGTGCGAGGATCGGAACCAGATTCACACACTGCATGTTGGATCATAAACTCTTGACGGCCTATCGCAGTCCCCATGCCGTTCTCCTCTGGTTTCTCAGGTGAACCTTGAAGAGCAAAAACGAAGAAAAATCTTAGATTGAATCAGCTGTATGAGATTGACAGAGCAAAAATATATGTGTCTTTCTTGCTCACTATCTCCAGATTCTAGACAATGAAGAAGCCTATAATTGCTACTTATCAGTCAACTTCTTTTGTGTGTGTATACGTACCTATATATAGCTACCAGCTAGTTTATCTCTTAACTTTAGTTTCTCGCTATTATATACCGATTTAAGAGCACCAGATTCACACCATTATTATCAATCTTGCCACTTATTCCTTTTACTGATGATTCAATATTATCCCTTCTACTGTTGAATGAAGAAATATAGGAGGAGTCTAATACCCATATATTCGattgttggggggggggggggggggggggcctATGAGAGGGGTGTTCAATTCCTCCACTTTTTTAAAGTAGGAATATTATTTAGTGAGCTGGCGGAACATCTATAAAACATGTTTCTCTTTGAAGTAGAGAAGGTATGGTGGGTGCATTATAAAAGCAAATCACCAGGAAATATATGGATTTGGTGTTCATTGTGTGTTTTGTATCTAGtcgttgattttttaaaaaaaaaatttgtttgaaaatatatcaagatttttttaaaaaagtttgatatcaacctaataaaaaaacaaattaagacaaattataaagcttaattttcatttaactcaatattcaaagataaaattgaaagaatatttgattaaaaaataacataaaaaacaactcgagttaacctggGTTATGAAACgaggataatctcatagaaaacaaactaaaacaaatcatgaagtttaattcctaatcaactaaatattgaTGGATGAATTTGagggaaaaataataagaaaaaattagaaaaaactcaagtcaaattCGTGATTCATATCATGAAACtgagataaaatcataaaaaataaattgaaacaattatgaagttc
The Populus nigra chromosome 3, ddPopNigr1.1, whole genome shotgun sequence genome window above contains:
- the LOC133689166 gene encoding amino acid permease 8-like, encoding MGTAIGRQEFMIQHAVCESGSDPRTISDGEVDDDGKPRRTGIMWTASAHIITTIIGSGVLSLAWGMAQLGWIAGIGILLTFSVITYYTSSLLADCYRFPKPIYGTRNYTYMAAVNAYLGENMCKVCGLFQFLILSGATIGYTITASVSMVAIRKSNCFHKRGHGPPCKFSNNKYMIGLGITEILVSQIPNFHKLSWLSTVAAIMSFAYSSIGLGLAFAKVISGHGHRTTLTGVEVGVDVTAAEKIWTIFRAIGDMAFACAYSVILIEIQDTLRSSPPENKEMKKANMIAILTSTTFYLMCGCFGYAAFGNKTPGNMLTGFGFYEPFWLIDLANVCIVVHLVGAYQVLAQPIFSTFESWAIMRWPNSEFVNTEYPLRIGSKKFNFSINFLRLTGRTTFVVVATLFVMALPFFNEILALLGAISYGPMTVYFPVEMHIAQNKIKRLSIRGMFLQLLNLVCFLVSIAAASGAIQGMGHGLRASKPFQYKE